From a single Rutidosis leptorrhynchoides isolate AG116_Rl617_1_P2 chromosome 5, CSIRO_AGI_Rlap_v1, whole genome shotgun sequence genomic region:
- the LOC139846849 gene encoding ACT domain-containing protein ACR4-like isoform X1, giving the protein MEWWSPSLNVDQEFAKLVNRMHPPRVTVDNITDKKATLIKVDSANKRGSLLEVVQVLTDMNILIKRAYISSDGEWFMDVFHVTDQYGNKLAGDNVADRIQQSLGPRGCSFRSLRGSVGVQSAMQHTTIELTGRDRPGLLSEVFAVLSNLKCNVVSAEIWTHNSRIASIVYIIDNETRLAIDDSERLAKIKQLLLFILKGDRDKRGAQTTVSPGATHTQRRLHQLMYADRDYDLDGFDYDHDHDHYHDRSKLSRNMKPFVTVENCSEKGYTVVNLRCPDRPKLLFDTVCTLTDMQYVVYHATIIAEELDASQEFYIRHTDGCPISSEAERQRVINCLEAAIKRRIPEGVRLDLSGEDRVGFLSDVTRIFRENGLSITRAELTTIGSKAKDTFYVMDSSGDQVKTKTIEAVQNALGESVVTLKEENISTTTNSKANSQHTVRFSLSNLFRSRSEKFLYNLGLISSCSEVV; this is encoded by the exons ATGGAATGGTGGTCACCTTCTTTAAATGTTGATCAAGAATTTGCTAAACTTGTCAACCGTATGCATCCTCCCAG GGTCACTGTTGATAACATTACAGATAAAAAAGCAACTTTAATTAAG GTTGATAGTGCAAACAAAAGAGGGAGTTTGTTAGAAGTAGTTCAAGTTCTTACTGATATGAATATACTAATTAAAAGAGCTTATATTTCTTCAGATGGTGAATGGTTTATGGATG TATTTCATGTTACTGATCAATATGGGAATAAACTTGCTGGTGATAATGTGGCTGATCGAATCCAACAG TCACTTGGACCAAGAGGGTGCAGTTTCAGATCCTTAAGGGGTTCAGTTGGGGTCCAATCGGCCATGCAACACACTACCATTGAGTTAACCGGTCGTGATCGACCAGGTTTACTTTCCGAGGTTTTTGCAGTTCTATCCAACCTCAAATGCAACGTTGTATCTGCCGAAATCTGGACGCATAATTCAAGAATTGCTTCAATTGTTTACATAATCGATAACGAAACTAGACTCGCAATCGATGATTCTGAACGACTCGCGAAAATCAAACAGCTTCTACTTTTTATTTTAAAAGGAGATCGTGATAAACGTGGTGCACAAACTACAGTTTCGCCAGGTGCTACTCATACACAAAGAAGGCTGCATCAGTTAATGTACGCTGATCGGGATTACGATTTAGATGGATTTGATtatgatcatgatcatgatcattATCATGATCGATCTAAGCTCTCTAGAAACATGAAACCATTTGTGACTGTCGAAAATTGTAGTGAGAAAGGGTATACAGTCGTTAATTTAAGGTGTCCTGATCGGCCTAAGCTACTGTTCGATACGGTTTGTACACTAACTGATATGCAATATGTGGTTTATCATGCTACTATCATTGCAGAAGAACTAGATGCTTCTCAG GAATTTTACATCAGGCATACAGACGGATGCCCAATTAGCTCTGAAGCCGAGAGGCAACGTGTAATTAATTGCCTCGAAGCAGCTATCAAGAGACGAATTCCAGAG GGTGTTAGGTTAGATCTAAGTGGTGAAGACAGGGTCGGGTTCTTATCAGACGTAACTCGTATCTTTAGAGAAAACGGGTTGTCAATCACAAGGGCGGAGCTGACTACCATAGGATCGAAGGCTAAAGACACATTCTACGTGATGGACTCATCAGGTGATCAAGTTAAGACCAAAACAATCGAAGCAGTTCAGAATGCACTTGGGGAAAGTGTCGTGACATTGAAGGAAGAAAACATATCAACGACAACAAATTCAAAGGCGAATTCGCAGCATACAGTTAGGTTTTCGTTAAGTAATCTGTTTCGAAGTAGATCAGAAAAGTTTCTGTACAACTTAGGACTAATTAGTTCTTGTTCTGAAGTAGTTTAA
- the LOC139846849 gene encoding ACT domain-containing protein ACR4-like isoform X2, which translates to MEWWSPSLNVDQEFAKLVNRMHPPRVTVDNITDKKATLIKSLGPRGCSFRSLRGSVGVQSAMQHTTIELTGRDRPGLLSEVFAVLSNLKCNVVSAEIWTHNSRIASIVYIIDNETRLAIDDSERLAKIKQLLLFILKGDRDKRGAQTTVSPGATHTQRRLHQLMYADRDYDLDGFDYDHDHDHYHDRSKLSRNMKPFVTVENCSEKGYTVVNLRCPDRPKLLFDTVCTLTDMQYVVYHATIIAEELDASQEFYIRHTDGCPISSEAERQRVINCLEAAIKRRIPEGVRLDLSGEDRVGFLSDVTRIFRENGLSITRAELTTIGSKAKDTFYVMDSSGDQVKTKTIEAVQNALGESVVTLKEENISTTTNSKANSQHTVRFSLSNLFRSRSEKFLYNLGLISSCSEVV; encoded by the exons ATGGAATGGTGGTCACCTTCTTTAAATGTTGATCAAGAATTTGCTAAACTTGTCAACCGTATGCATCCTCCCAG GGTCACTGTTGATAACATTACAGATAAAAAAGCAACTTTAATTAAG TCACTTGGACCAAGAGGGTGCAGTTTCAGATCCTTAAGGGGTTCAGTTGGGGTCCAATCGGCCATGCAACACACTACCATTGAGTTAACCGGTCGTGATCGACCAGGTTTACTTTCCGAGGTTTTTGCAGTTCTATCCAACCTCAAATGCAACGTTGTATCTGCCGAAATCTGGACGCATAATTCAAGAATTGCTTCAATTGTTTACATAATCGATAACGAAACTAGACTCGCAATCGATGATTCTGAACGACTCGCGAAAATCAAACAGCTTCTACTTTTTATTTTAAAAGGAGATCGTGATAAACGTGGTGCACAAACTACAGTTTCGCCAGGTGCTACTCATACACAAAGAAGGCTGCATCAGTTAATGTACGCTGATCGGGATTACGATTTAGATGGATTTGATtatgatcatgatcatgatcattATCATGATCGATCTAAGCTCTCTAGAAACATGAAACCATTTGTGACTGTCGAAAATTGTAGTGAGAAAGGGTATACAGTCGTTAATTTAAGGTGTCCTGATCGGCCTAAGCTACTGTTCGATACGGTTTGTACACTAACTGATATGCAATATGTGGTTTATCATGCTACTATCATTGCAGAAGAACTAGATGCTTCTCAG GAATTTTACATCAGGCATACAGACGGATGCCCAATTAGCTCTGAAGCCGAGAGGCAACGTGTAATTAATTGCCTCGAAGCAGCTATCAAGAGACGAATTCCAGAG GGTGTTAGGTTAGATCTAAGTGGTGAAGACAGGGTCGGGTTCTTATCAGACGTAACTCGTATCTTTAGAGAAAACGGGTTGTCAATCACAAGGGCGGAGCTGACTACCATAGGATCGAAGGCTAAAGACACATTCTACGTGATGGACTCATCAGGTGATCAAGTTAAGACCAAAACAATCGAAGCAGTTCAGAATGCACTTGGGGAAAGTGTCGTGACATTGAAGGAAGAAAACATATCAACGACAACAAATTCAAAGGCGAATTCGCAGCATACAGTTAGGTTTTCGTTAAGTAATCTGTTTCGAAGTAGATCAGAAAAGTTTCTGTACAACTTAGGACTAATTAGTTCTTGTTCTGAAGTAGTTTAA